A stretch of the Bacteroidota bacterium genome encodes the following:
- a CDS encoding SDR family oxidoreductase, with translation MSYNLLKGKRGIITGALDENSIAWKVAEKAHEQGATFVLTNAPIAMRMGEIKKLAEKTNSQIIPADATSVEELTNLFTQSQEVLGGKIDFVLHSIGMSVNIRKNIPYTESNYDYFAKGIDVSAMSLHKMLAVAKKMDAINEWGSVVALTYMAAQRTYPFYTDMADIKAMLESIARSFGYHYGLDKKVRINTVSQSPTKTTAGTGIKGFGDFYDYANAIAPLGNASAEDCANYCITLFSDLTRMVTMQNLFHDGGYSTTGVSMDVMTKLGVE, from the coding sequence ATGTCATACAACTTATTAAAAGGAAAACGCGGAATCATTACAGGGGCTTTGGATGAAAATTCAATTGCTTGGAAAGTAGCTGAAAAAGCGCACGAACAAGGTGCTACATTTGTCCTTACCAATGCACCAATCGCAATGCGCATGGGTGAAATTAAAAAATTGGCAGAAAAAACCAATTCTCAAATTATTCCAGCTGACGCAACCAGTGTTGAAGAATTAACCAACCTTTTTACCCAATCTCAAGAGGTTTTAGGTGGCAAAATTGATTTTGTACTTCACTCGATCGGAATGAGCGTAAACATTCGTAAAAACATTCCTTATACTGAATCGAATTACGACTACTTTGCAAAAGGAATTGATGTTTCTGCAATGTCATTGCATAAAATGTTAGCTGTGGCTAAAAAAATGGATGCCATCAATGAATGGGGAAGTGTTGTTGCACTTACGTATATGGCTGCCCAACGCACGTATCCATTTTATACCGATATGGCTGACATCAAAGCGATGTTGGAATCAATTGCTCGTAGTTTCGGATACCATTACGGATTAGATAAAAAGGTACGTATCAATACCGTTTCTCAATCTCCAACAAAAACAACTGCTGGAACAGGAATTAAAGGATTTGGTGATTTTTATGATTATGCCAATGCAATCGCTCCATTAGGAAATGCAAGTGCAGAAGATTGTGCAAACTATTGTATCACCCTTTTCTCTGACTTAACTCGAATGGTAACCATGCAGAACTTATTCCATGATGGTGGATATTCCACTACTGGAGTTAGCATGGATGTAATGACTAAGTTGGGGGTTGAATAA
- the coaBC gene encoding bifunctional phosphopantothenoylcysteine decarboxylase/phosphopantothenate--cysteine ligase CoaBC encodes MLKNKNILLGVTASIAAYKSAFLVRLLVKAGANVKVIMTNSSTEFITPLTLSTLSKNPVLIEFTKNKQGEWNNHVELGLWADVFVIAPASANTIAKMANGICDNLLLAAYLSAKCPVYIAPAMDLDMFKHKSTKDNLKRLESFGNKIIQPGTGELASGLHGEGRMAEPEEIIAFLEKELSKNLPFSKKQVLVTAGPTYESIDPVRFIGNHSSGKMGFAIAEALAAQGASVTLVCGPNSLKLSNSSINRVDVTSAEELFQASVKAFKNADIAILSAAVADYKPAKTANQKIKKSTGTKSIDLIPTKDTLAELAKLKTKKQVLVGFALETENEVANAKEKIKKKNLDLIVLNSLKDKGAGFKSDTNKITLIDKNNKITKFELKTKEEVAKDILKAIQTIKTK; translated from the coding sequence ATGCTCAAAAACAAAAACATATTACTTGGTGTAACTGCTAGCATTGCTGCTTATAAATCAGCATTTTTAGTGCGTTTACTTGTAAAAGCCGGAGCCAATGTCAAAGTAATTATGACCAACTCCTCTACCGAATTTATTACCCCACTTACACTTTCTACCCTTTCCAAAAATCCTGTATTGATTGAGTTTACTAAAAACAAACAAGGTGAATGGAACAACCATGTAGAATTAGGTTTATGGGCAGATGTTTTTGTGATTGCTCCCGCATCAGCAAATACCATTGCTAAAATGGCAAATGGCATTTGTGATAATTTATTGCTGGCTGCTTATCTTTCAGCAAAATGTCCGGTTTACATTGCTCCTGCAATGGATTTGGATATGTTTAAACATAAAAGTACAAAAGACAACCTCAAGCGACTAGAATCGTTTGGTAATAAAATTATTCAGCCTGGAACGGGTGAACTTGCAAGTGGATTGCATGGTGAAGGTAGAATGGCAGAGCCGGAAGAAATTATTGCTTTTCTTGAAAAAGAACTTTCAAAAAATCTACCATTCTCTAAGAAACAAGTATTGGTAACTGCCGGACCAACCTATGAATCGATTGATCCTGTTCGATTTATTGGGAATCATTCTTCCGGAAAAATGGGTTTTGCCATTGCAGAAGCGTTGGCGGCTCAAGGTGCAAGCGTCACATTGGTTTGTGGTCCCAATAGCCTGAAGCTATCCAATAGTAGTATTAATCGTGTGGATGTGACTTCCGCAGAAGAGCTTTTTCAAGCATCTGTAAAGGCATTTAAAAATGCAGACATTGCAATCCTTTCTGCTGCCGTAGCAGATTATAAGCCTGCAAAAACAGCCAATCAAAAAATAAAAAAATCTACCGGAACAAAGTCGATTGATTTAATTCCGACAAAAGATACATTGGCCGAATTAGCGAAGTTGAAAACCAAGAAACAAGTGTTGGTTGGCTTTGCATTAGAAACAGAAAATGAAGTTGCGAATGCAAAAGAAAAAATCAAAAAGAAAAACCTGGATTTAATTGTACTGAATTCCTTAAAAGATAAAGGTGCCGGATTTAAGAGCGATACGAATAAGATTACCCTTATTGATAAAAACAATAAAATCACTAAATTTGAGTTAAAGACAAAGGAGGAAGTGGCGAAAGATATTTTAAAAGCAATTCAAACTATTAAAACAAAATAA
- a CDS encoding DUF4442 domain-containing protein — protein MANTKFQSLVNNSFLFRIYLLKSLPMAFIAGVRVKELSEAKAITTVKFGWLTQNPFRSMYFACQAMAAEMSTGLLVMNAIYNSTPAVSMLIVKNQTTYLKKAVGKITFTCNDGNHIAEIITKVKLGGEGITTDLKSIGIDEQGDTVAEFIFTWSLKAKVK, from the coding sequence ATGGCCAATACTAAATTCCAGAGCTTAGTCAACAACTCATTTTTATTTCGCATTTATTTGCTAAAATCCTTACCGATGGCATTCATTGCAGGAGTTCGTGTAAAAGAATTATCGGAAGCAAAAGCGATCACAACCGTGAAGTTTGGTTGGTTAACCCAAAATCCATTTCGGTCGATGTATTTTGCTTGCCAAGCCATGGCAGCAGAAATGAGTACAGGTTTATTAGTAATGAATGCCATTTATAATTCCACTCCAGCCGTTTCCATGTTAATTGTGAAAAATCAAACAACCTATCTCAAAAAAGCAGTGGGAAAAATTACATTTACCTGTAATGACGGAAATCATATTGCTGAAATAATCACCAAAGTTAAGCTAGGAGGAGAGGGCATAACTACCGACCTAAAATCAATTGGCATAGACGAACAAGGAGATACAGTTGCTGAATTTATTTTTACATGGTCGTTGAAAGCTAAAGTTAAATAG
- a CDS encoding DNA-directed RNA polymerase subunit omega: protein MDYKKTNADLTTTTRDLRSLDGKTGNIYESIAIISKRANQISAEMKEELTNKLAEFASNTDNLEEIFENREQIEISKYYERLPKPSLIAIQEFFDNKIYHRNPVTVVENK from the coding sequence ATGGACTACAAAAAAACAAATGCAGATTTAACAACTACCACTCGCGATTTAAGAAGTTTAGATGGTAAAACTGGTAATATCTACGAAAGTATTGCAATCATCTCTAAACGTGCTAACCAAATCAGCGCTGAAATGAAAGAAGAGTTGACAAACAAACTTGCTGAGTTTGCATCAAATACTGATAATTTGGAAGAGATTTTTGAAAATCGTGAACAAATCGAAATTTCTAAATATTACGAGCGTTTGCCAAAACCTTCTTTGATTGCGATTCAAGAGTTTTTTGACAATAAAATTTACCACCGTAACCCAGTTACTGTTGTAGAAAATAAGTAA
- the recN gene encoding DNA repair protein RecN, translating into MLKHISVQNYALIDKLEVEFTDGLTIITGETGAGKSILLGALGLIAGSRADTQALQDKTKKCVVEASFNIKGYALKDFFSLHELDYDEITTVRREIIPIAIGTEGKSRAFINDTPVTLSQLKELAEYLIDIHSQHQTLTLNGSAFQLSVIDAFADHSSTMEEYAAGFKKYKILEKQLNDLTERELQAKKDLDYFQFQFNELEDANLQADQQLAMEQELETLNNAEEIKSNLSKAAHGLAGGEQNLLSSLNELKIILSGMAKFKPEINELSTRLSIAYIELKDITNELEALEQDIVYDPKQIEILTEKLDAVYRLQQKHQVKTIEELIAIKDDLSNKLVDFSSLEAEIEKLNKELSVLQKSLIALAKTMSANRKKSIPKIEKEIASLLSSLSMPNAQLKVEHLVLDVLSANGLDKVNFLFSANKGSDFKELNKVASGGELSRLMLSIKSLIAQLTALPTIIFDEIDTGVSGDVADKVGSIMDKMATKMQVITITHLPQIASKGQSHLFVYKEDKNNKTYSNIKKLTAEERIQEVAKMLSTGAPTAAAINNAKELLKT; encoded by the coding sequence ATGTTAAAGCACATCTCTGTTCAAAATTATGCCTTGATTGATAAACTCGAAGTAGAGTTTACTGATGGATTAACCATTATTACGGGTGAAACCGGTGCTGGTAAATCCATTTTGCTTGGAGCCTTGGGCTTGATTGCCGGTAGTAGAGCCGATACACAAGCATTGCAAGACAAAACAAAAAAATGTGTGGTGGAAGCTAGTTTTAATATCAAAGGATATGCATTAAAAGATTTTTTTTCTTTACACGAGTTGGATTACGATGAAATAACTACTGTTCGTAGAGAAATTATCCCGATAGCTATCGGGACAGAAGGAAAATCCCGCGCTTTTATTAATGATACACCTGTCACCCTTTCGCAACTTAAAGAACTAGCAGAATACCTCATTGACATTCATTCGCAACACCAAACATTAACATTGAATGGAAGTGCTTTTCAACTTTCTGTTATAGATGCTTTTGCGGATCATTCGTCCACCATGGAAGAATATGCCGCAGGATTTAAAAAATATAAAATCTTAGAAAAACAACTGAACGATTTAACAGAAAGAGAATTGCAGGCAAAAAAGGATTTGGATTATTTCCAATTTCAATTCAATGAATTGGAAGATGCGAATTTGCAAGCTGATCAGCAATTGGCAATGGAGCAGGAATTGGAAACCTTGAACAATGCGGAAGAAATAAAATCCAATTTATCAAAAGCTGCTCATGGATTAGCTGGTGGTGAGCAGAATTTACTTTCTTCTTTAAATGAATTAAAAATCATTCTTTCAGGAATGGCAAAATTTAAGCCTGAAATCAATGAATTGAGTACACGCTTATCAATTGCTTATATCGAATTAAAAGATATTACCAACGAGTTAGAAGCATTGGAGCAAGATATTGTTTACGATCCGAAACAAATAGAGATTTTAACTGAAAAATTAGATGCTGTATATCGCTTACAGCAAAAACATCAGGTTAAAACAATAGAAGAGTTGATTGCGATTAAAGATGATTTGAGTAATAAATTAGTTGACTTCAGCTCCTTGGAGGCGGAAATTGAAAAATTGAATAAAGAGTTGAGCGTTTTGCAAAAATCATTAATAGCGCTTGCCAAAACAATGTCGGCTAATCGAAAAAAGTCAATTCCGAAAATTGAAAAAGAAATCGCCTCGCTCCTATCTTCACTATCGATGCCCAATGCTCAATTAAAGGTTGAACATTTAGTCTTAGATGTATTGTCAGCCAATGGTTTAGATAAAGTAAATTTTTTATTTTCTGCCAATAAAGGAAGTGATTTTAAAGAATTGAATAAAGTTGCATCCGGTGGTGAGTTGTCTCGTTTGATGCTTAGTATTAAATCCTTGATTGCTCAATTAACAGCCTTGCCAACCATAATATTTGATGAGATTGATACTGGTGTTTCCGGTGATGTAGCCGATAAAGTAGGCAGTATCATGGATAAAATGGCAACAAAAATGCAAGTGATTACCATCACGCATTTGCCACAAATAGCAAGCAAAGGACAATCCCATTTATTTGTTTATAAAGAAGATAAAAACAATAAAACATATAGTAATATTAAAAAATTGACCGCAGAAGAGCGGATACAAGAAGTTGCAAAAATGCTAAGTACAGGAGCTCCAACCGCAGCTGCAATCAACAATGCAAAAGAGTTATTAAAAACTTAA
- a CDS encoding DUF4835 family protein, translating to MRKLILLLFFVGAFHSVFSQELNCKVTVNSTQIAGTDKRVFDAMETAIREFMLTRKWTNENFKIEERIDCSILINITERIGSDEFKGTLQIQASRPVFKTAYNSALLNFNDNDIAFKYTEAQPLEFVENTYSSNLTSILAFYAYFVIGMDYDSFALNGGTAYLQKALAVVNNAQNSGYLGWKAFDSNNNRYWLINNMLDATYVSIREGLYNYHRKGLDVMADNKDAGRAVILESLMELKKVHQVKPLSFSLQVFFIAKADEIVNVFCGGFADEKAKVVSLLNEIDPTNSNKYTKITNCQ from the coding sequence GTGCGTAAATTAATTCTACTTCTGTTTTTTGTTGGTGCATTCCATTCGGTGTTTTCACAAGAATTAAATTGTAAAGTAACCGTCAATTCTACCCAAATAGCCGGTACCGATAAACGTGTGTTTGATGCGATGGAAACTGCTATTAGGGAGTTTATGTTGACTCGCAAATGGACCAATGAAAATTTTAAAATAGAAGAACGTATTGATTGCAGCATCCTGATTAACATCACTGAACGCATAGGTTCGGATGAATTCAAAGGAACCTTGCAGATTCAGGCAAGCAGACCGGTGTTTAAAACTGCTTACAATTCCGCTCTGTTAAATTTTAACGATAATGATATTGCGTTTAAATATACGGAAGCTCAACCTCTAGAATTTGTTGAGAATACCTACTCCTCTAATTTAACTTCCATCCTAGCCTTTTATGCCTATTTTGTTATTGGAATGGATTATGATTCGTTTGCATTGAATGGCGGAACTGCTTATTTACAAAAGGCATTGGCTGTAGTGAACAATGCACAAAATTCAGGATACCTAGGCTGGAAAGCGTTTGATAGCAACAACAATCGCTATTGGTTGATTAATAACATGTTGGATGCAACGTATGTGAGTATTCGTGAAGGGTTGTACAATTATCACCGCAAAGGATTAGACGTGATGGCCGATAATAAAGATGCTGGCAGAGCTGTCATCTTAGAAAGTTTGATGGAGTTAAAAAAAGTACACCAAGTAAAACCACTTTCGTTTAGTTTACAAGTCTTTTTTATCGCAAAGGCAGACGAAATTGTAAATGTTTTTTGTGGCGGTTTTGCCGATGAAAAAGCAAAGGTGGTTAGTTTGCTGAATGAGATAGATCCTACCAATAGTAATAAGTATACAAAGATTACCAATTGCCAGTAA
- a CDS encoding quinone-dependent dihydroorotate dehydrogenase, producing MYKSIIKPIFFLFEPENIHHIVFKTIKILCKIPGVPSLIRSMYVVDDKRLERKLFGLTFPNPVGLAAGFDKDAKLFDELGYYGFGFIEIGTLTPKAQPGNEKPRMFRLPEDEGLINRMGFNNGGVEEAVIRLKERKTSIIVGGNIGKNKVTPNEEAVSDYEKCFEALFDYVDYFVVNVSSPNTPGLRELQDKEPLTKLLLRVKELNAQKKNPKAILLKIAPDLTNEQLDDIIVIVKETKIDGVIATNTTIDRSNLITAKSKIDAIGAGGLSGKPLTKRATEVIKYLSQKSNKSFPIIAVGGIHTGEDAIEKLKAGASLVQIYTGFIYEGPGIVKKINKELLKQGV from the coding sequence ATTCTTTGCAAAATTCCTGGTGTTCCTTCACTTATTCGGAGCATGTATGTTGTGGATGATAAACGCCTGGAACGAAAACTTTTTGGATTAACATTCCCCAATCCTGTTGGCTTAGCAGCGGGATTTGATAAAGATGCTAAATTGTTTGATGAACTCGGCTACTATGGATTTGGATTTATTGAAATAGGAACATTAACTCCAAAAGCTCAACCCGGCAATGAAAAACCGCGTATGTTTCGCTTGCCAGAAGATGAAGGCTTAATCAATCGTATGGGATTTAATAACGGTGGAGTAGAAGAAGCTGTTATTCGATTAAAAGAGAGAAAAACGTCCATTATCGTTGGTGGAAATATTGGAAAAAATAAAGTCACTCCGAATGAAGAAGCTGTGAGTGACTATGAAAAATGTTTTGAAGCCCTTTTTGATTATGTGGATTATTTTGTAGTAAATGTTAGCTCACCCAATACTCCGGGTTTACGTGAATTGCAAGATAAAGAACCATTGACAAAATTACTGCTCCGTGTTAAAGAATTAAATGCACAGAAAAAAAATCCAAAGGCCATTCTCTTAAAGATTGCACCGGACTTAACCAATGAACAACTGGATGATATTATTGTTATTGTTAAAGAAACAAAAATAGATGGTGTGATAGCTACGAATACGACCATTGATAGAAGTAATTTAATAACCGCCAAATCAAAAATTGACGCTATCGGAGCCGGTGGGTTAAGCGGAAAACCCTTAACAAAAAGAGCAACAGAAGTAATCAAATACCTCAGCCAAAAGTCGAATAAATCATTCCCAATTATTGCGGTTGGTGGTATTCACACCGGAGAAGATGCGATTGAAAAATTAAAAGCAGGAGCCAGTTTGGTTCAAATTTATACCGGATTTATTTATGAAGGTCCGGGCATTGTGAAAAAAATCAATAAAGAACTTTTAAAACAAGGAGTATGA
- a CDS encoding acyl-CoA desaturase, protein MQRVSFNNKNSVFFNALKEKVDSYFKSNNIKETGNFKLYLKTIILSITAISFYVVLVFFTPNVWISLALCALLGFNLAAIGFNTMHDGAHGSFSTKTWVNELMGYSLNAMGGSVYLWKYKHNVNHHSFTNIEGMDDDIDIKPWIRVHSDQKKHWYHRFQHIYWVGLYGVTYLLWIFVQDFKKYFTGKVGDLPFRKMDVKEHFIFWISKLLYIAAFIVLPIFMVGVLETIIGYLVTSFVCGFVIAVVFQLAHIVEDAAFETPTSENHKVEAEWAVHQIQTTANFATKSKIVSWFTGGLNFQVEHHLFPRISHVHYPKISQLVRETCEQFNVTYLEFPTVMSAVRSHVVHLKHVGQN, encoded by the coding sequence ATGCAAAGAGTTAGTTTCAACAACAAGAACAGTGTTTTTTTTAACGCACTAAAAGAAAAAGTAGATTCCTATTTCAAATCAAACAACATCAAAGAAACCGGAAACTTCAAATTATACCTAAAAACGATTATCCTTTCTATAACAGCCATTTCCTTTTATGTTGTTTTAGTGTTTTTTACGCCCAATGTCTGGATATCTTTAGCATTATGTGCTTTGCTAGGCTTTAACTTAGCCGCCATCGGATTTAACACCATGCACGATGGAGCTCATGGAAGTTTCTCCACAAAAACTTGGGTAAATGAATTAATGGGATATTCATTAAATGCAATGGGTGGAAGTGTTTATTTATGGAAATACAAACACAATGTCAACCATCACTCTTTCACGAATATTGAAGGAATGGACGATGATATTGATATCAAACCATGGATTCGAGTTCACAGTGATCAAAAGAAACATTGGTATCATCGTTTTCAGCACATTTATTGGGTTGGATTGTATGGTGTAACGTATTTACTTTGGATTTTTGTTCAAGACTTTAAGAAGTACTTTACCGGTAAAGTAGGCGATCTTCCTTTCCGTAAAATGGATGTAAAAGAACATTTCATTTTCTGGATCAGTAAATTGCTTTATATCGCAGCATTTATTGTATTGCCCATCTTTATGGTTGGCGTATTGGAAACCATCATTGGCTACTTGGTGACATCATTCGTTTGTGGCTTTGTGATAGCAGTTGTATTTCAGTTGGCGCATATTGTTGAAGATGCTGCTTTTGAAACACCAACTTCTGAGAATCATAAAGTAGAAGCAGAGTGGGCGGTACACCAAATTCAAACCACAGCAAATTTTGCTACAAAAAGTAAAATCGTTTCTTGGTTTACAGGAGGATTAAACTTTCAAGTAGAACACCACTTATTTCCGCGTATTAGTCATGTTCATTATCCGAAAATTTCTCAGTTGGTTCGTGAAACCTGTGAGCAGTTCAATGTTACGTACTTGGAGTTCCCAACGGTGATGAGTGCTGTGCGTTCACATGTGGTGCATTTGAAACATGTAGGACAGAATTAA
- a CDS encoding VCBS repeat-containing protein, producing the protein MVKSTLRKSMLLTSTCLIGVLGMNAQFSFTNKNSLTPTATHSGNSITVVDVNNDGLDDIVKMDQASDLVVQLQNINGTFTHYNLGDVGAGNVWGMAVADVDHNGWKDVATGAGSTSLVKLFWSGSTITTTTTVLSGSYFVQNITFGDIDNDGWVDLAVCDDNDYMKIYKNNAGTMTLTTALIDTEINPGMTYGGDPYDSGNYGSVWLDIDNDGDLDLYIAHCRQSASSSNDQRRRDRLFRNNGAGGFVEDAAATGLEAVGNYKQTWTSSFGDLDNDGDQDVVLTNHGENSQIFSNNGSGVFTDVTAGSGFSTSFDAIESFVEDFDNDGWLDILISGPGLRLYKNNHDGTYTQATNAFGGAMTTFLSFAAGDLNHDGFIDLVSSYGNVYNTPTATDDVLWMNDGNSNNFITFHLTGTTSNDGAIGAKVIITGSFGTQVREVRAGESYGTENSFDLHFGLGSDASITSATIEWPSGLTNTFGTLSAGQFVTVIEGGCSITNNVIPGPHSFCTGGSVSLNAPAGYTSYLWSNGATTPSISVAATGNYYVVVTNAAGCTNLSPLITVTMNPDETPSVVTSGSNSCGGTLALTSTSATAYSWTGPSGFTATTQTINPLISGTYNLTTTGLCQTWTAPPTSVTVFASPASPTGTGTAGIGPISLNLSAAGAGGTINWYTASTGGTSVGTGTSYSTPVISTTTTYYIDETNVYPGAIGYTGQPDHTGSSLYSTGATTNGSVDFDVIGACTLQTVKVYTNTAGVRQILLQDASLTTINSLTINLPADTTIITLNFALTPGTGYHLTTDGATNTTSFGSTNPKMQRSASAVAYPYTLAGFVSLTGSNQGPLYYYYFYDWKIEGAPINCSSSPRVPVVATITGTTGISAIDENNGVVIYPNPASSEVNVTFNYGMNSTTVIEITDVMGRLVKTASVQDPMQGQTIQLDVNELNAGTYFIAIRNENNKLVSKLTLTK; encoded by the coding sequence ATGGTAAAATCTACATTACGAAAATCAATGCTGCTTACTTCCACTTGCCTTATAGGTGTGCTTGGAATGAATGCACAGTTCTCTTTCACCAACAAGAATAGTTTAACACCAACTGCAACGCACAGTGGTAACTCAATTACTGTTGTGGATGTCAATAATGACGGTCTGGATGACATTGTTAAAATGGATCAGGCAAGCGACTTAGTTGTTCAATTGCAAAACATCAATGGTACATTTACCCATTACAACTTAGGAGATGTTGGTGCAGGAAATGTTTGGGGAATGGCAGTAGCTGATGTGGATCACAATGGTTGGAAAGATGTTGCAACCGGAGCTGGATCAACGTCTTTAGTTAAATTATTTTGGTCGGGAAGTACCATCACTACTACGACTACTGTTTTAAGTGGTTCGTATTTCGTTCAAAACATCACCTTTGGAGACATTGATAATGATGGTTGGGTAGATTTAGCTGTATGTGATGACAATGATTACATGAAAATTTATAAAAACAATGCAGGGACAATGACTTTAACAACTGCATTAATTGATACAGAAATCAATCCAGGGATGACCTATGGTGGCGATCCCTACGATTCAGGGAATTATGGCAGTGTTTGGTTAGACATTGATAATGATGGCGATTTGGATTTATACATCGCACATTGCCGTCAAAGTGCTTCCAGCTCGAATGACCAAAGAAGAAGAGATCGTTTATTTAGAAACAACGGTGCTGGCGGATTCGTAGAAGATGCTGCTGCAACAGGCTTAGAGGCAGTTGGAAATTACAAACAAACTTGGACATCCAGTTTTGGTGATTTAGATAATGATGGTGATCAAGATGTTGTATTAACCAATCACGGTGAAAACAGCCAGATTTTTTCGAACAACGGTTCCGGTGTATTCACGGATGTAACGGCCGGTTCAGGGTTCTCAACTTCCTTTGATGCAATCGAATCATTTGTTGAAGATTTTGATAATGACGGATGGTTGGATATTTTAATTTCAGGTCCGGGTTTACGTTTATACAAAAACAATCACGATGGAACCTATACACAAGCAACGAATGCTTTTGGTGGAGCAATGACAACCTTCTTATCTTTTGCTGCAGGGGATTTGAACCACGATGGATTTATCGACTTGGTATCTTCTTACGGTAACGTTTACAATACTCCAACAGCAACGGATGATGTATTGTGGATGAACGATGGAAATTCAAATAATTTTATCACGTTCCATTTGACTGGAACGACAAGCAATGATGGTGCAATTGGTGCAAAAGTAATAATCACAGGTTCTTTTGGAACGCAAGTGCGTGAAGTAAGAGCTGGCGAATCATACGGAACAGAAAATTCATTTGATTTACATTTCGGATTGGGCTCTGATGCTTCTATTACATCTGCAACAATTGAATGGCCATCTGGATTAACCAATACGTTTGGAACGTTAAGTGCCGGACAATTTGTAACAGTTATTGAAGGTGGGTGCTCCATTACAAATAATGTTATTCCCGGACCACATTCATTTTGTACAGGAGGTTCTGTTAGCTTAAATGCTCCGGCAGGTTATACCTCTTACTTATGGTCAAATGGAGCTACTACTCCATCCATTTCGGTTGCTGCAACTGGTAACTATTATGTAGTTGTTACCAATGCTGCAGGTTGCACCAACCTTTCTCCATTAATTACGGTAACCATGAATCCGGATGAAACACCATCCGTTGTTACTTCCGGTTCAAATTCTTGCGGAGGAACATTGGCATTAACCAGTACTTCTGCAACTGCGTATAGCTGGACAGGCCCAAGTGGATTTACGGCAACAACTCAAACAATCAATCCTCTTATTTCAGGAACCTATAATTTAACAACAACTGGATTGTGTCAAACGTGGACAGCTCCTCCAACAAGTGTTACTGTTTTTGCTTCTCCCGCTTCTCCAACTGGAACAGGTACCGCAGGAATTGGACCTATATCTTTAAATTTATCGGCTGCAGGCGCAGGTGGAACAATTAATTGGTATACTGCATCTACCGGAGGAACATCTGTAGGAACAGGAACAAGTTATAGCACACCGGTTATTAGCACAACAACTACGTATTATATTGATGAAACAAATGTATATCCAGGAGCAATTGGATATACCGGACAACCAGATCATACTGGTTCAAGTTTGTATTCAACCGGAGCAACAACCAATGGTTCTGTTGACTTTGATGTAATTGGTGCATGTACACTTCAAACCGTAAAAGTATATACCAACACTGCTGGTGTTAGACAAATCTTATTGCAAGATGCTTCGTTAACTACGATTAATAGTTTGACAATCAATTTACCGGCTGATACAACGATCATCACCTTAAATTTTGCTTTGACACCGGGAACAGGTTATCATTTGACGACTGATGGAGCAACAAACACAACTAGTTTTGGAAGTACCAATCCGAAAATGCAACGTAGTGCTTCAGCTGTTGCTTATCCATACACATTGGCTGGTTTTGTTTCATTAACAGGGTCTAACCAAGGACCATTGTATTATTATTATTTCTACGATTGGAAAATTGAAGGTGCACCGATTAATTGTAGCAGTTCACCACGTGTTCCTGTTGTAGCAACCATTACCGGAACAACCGGAATTTCAGCAATTGATGAAAACAATGGTGTGGTTATTTACCCTAACCCTGCTAGTTCGGAAGTAAACGTTACGTTTAATTACGGAATGAATTCAACCACTGTTATTGAAATTACAGATGTAATGGGACGATTGGTGAAAACAGCTTCTGTTCAAGATCCAATGCAAGGACAAACCATTCAGTTGGATGTAAATGAATTGAATGCAGGAACTTACTTTATTGCAATCAGGAATGAAAACAATAAATTGGTGAGCAAGTTGACTTTAACGAAATAG